The segment TATCAATTATGGGAAGAGCCTTAGTTGTACTATCCGTCTCCATAATTTTACGGACGGGCACTAGATTGGGACAATCCACTGTCTCTATGTTCGTTTTATTCGGGTCGTTTTATCCTCTTTACGGAAATTCCTTCTTCTCGTTCATGTTCAAGAACATACGTAAGAATAGAGGTGCGATAATAGGCGTGTTTAATGCCGTTGAAGATATGGCTAACATAGCGGGGAGCAGTACTGTGAGCTTTCTAGGAAACAATATCAATTTGGATTATTTAGTGGCCTTTTACAGTTTCGCGTTCTCCGCTTTATCCCTATACAGCTTTATATCAAAGAAGTTACCTGCTTCTTCTGCTGAGTGACTCCTCCCATAACCTCTTCTCATGAGGTGTTTCAGGGACGTACTTAGGCACCTCTTTTTTATTCCCATAAGGATCTACTCTTACGTAAGTGAAGTAAGCCGTTGTAACGTGCTTACACTCGTTATTACCTATGTCAATCTTATTCACGTTAATTAGTAAGTCCATAGAAGTCCTACCTACAAAAGTTATGCCTGCGTTCATCTCCACGATATCCCCTAGCCTTATCGGAGCGTAAAAGAAGATATCAGAGACGGCCACAGTAACTACTCCATCTTGGTTAGGTCTGTAATTTTCAATCCCGTTATATCTGAGTGCCAAAGCTCCCCCTAAATCGTCCATCGCCTTTAATAGATTACCTGCAGACACTACTCTTCCATCGTAGGTCAGAGTGGGACCTACAAAAATGGTATTACTAAGGTGATGTCTAAGGAATTTCGTCTCATCTTCTGAGCAAGTAATTTCGTTCCTTTTTATTTTCTCTAGCCTGGCTTTCCTCCTGGATAGAGCGAGGTCAATAGCCTTTCGTTCCTCATCGTTCTCTGGCTCTATTTTTAGGCTAATTGGAGATGGCTTAAAGTTGTTATCAACCTTTACGTAAGTCCCGCTTGCTGTAACTATCTCCTCCGTTCCTTTTAACGCTCTCATCTCCACCTCCATGGAGGTATTACCTATGTAAAGGACCCTCGCGTCTATCTCAACAATGTCACCAAGACTGGCACCCTTTTTGAAAAGCACCTGATCTAATGAAGCTAGCACGGCCAATCCGTGACCGACTTTCATTGAAGCTAACATGCCGGCGTCAGCTAAGAACTTGAGCATATCTCCCCCATGAAGTCTTCCCATAAAATTTGTTTGTTGATAGTGAACAAGATTAATTGTTCTTACTACCGTATCCCTTATCTTTAACAATGTTATCTACCTCATCAGCAAGAGCCTTATATCTAGCGTTCCTCTTCGCTTGAGACCTAAAAACGTCCCTAACTTGCGTTATGATAGACCCTAAGTCAGTAATAGCTTTCTTAGCCAGATCATCAGGTAACTGCTCCATGGATATCCTTTTTTCGGAAGACGAAAGGTAAGGAAGGTATTCGTCTAAAGAGGTCGTAATAATGGCCAATCCTTTCCTATCTAACACGTACTCGTGAGCGCCCTTTTTACCTATGCTAATTGATATGTCGTCTGAAGGAGGTAAGATCCTGCATATTTCATTTAATACTTTTATTAAGTTTTCTTTCGTACCGTTTAGCCCTAGTTCTGAAAGGGCTATCTTAAGGGAGTTGAGTTCGCTCATTGTTACACCTTATGTTCTTGATAAGTCATAGTGACCTAGAGGAGGAGGTACTGGAACCCTCAATTTCAATTTCCCTTGCTTCAACCATGGCGAGATCATATACGCTACTCCATTTCTCTCCCAGCTTAATATTTTTCCTTCAGATCTTGATATGCCTAAACTCTCGGAGATATCCAGAGACGTCCTGAAGACGAACTTCGTATTTGCGAGTTGTACTATTATGTCGCTTAAATCTGAGGGATTATGAGTGGAGAACATGAACCCTATCCTTCTCCTCCTGCCCAACCTCATCATAATTGAAATTTTGCTTGCCACTCTCCTTAGGTAGTTACTGTCTTCCTCTCCTCCTCTGTTTGAGGGAAAGAACCTATGTGCCTCATCTATTACTAGGAGCTGTTTGTTATTTATCTCGCCGTTTCTCATCTTTATTTCTCTTATCTGAAAAATCCGATCTAATAGGTGATAGACGAGAATTTTCTGAGAGAAATCGTCTAAGTCCTGATTATATAAGTCTATGACAATGAATTTAGATTTCAATATATCTTTAAAAGAGGTTCTAGGAGCTCTAATGTCAAATAATCCTGTTTCCTTCAGTAAGTAAAGCCCCCTTAATATATTTTCTCTAGTGCTCTTATGTACCTGTAACTTTTCAAAATTTTCCTCACTTAAGCTATCTATGAATTCGTCTAAGCTATCTATATCTTTAGTATTTGACGAAAAGATTTTTAAGAAATGCGAAGCTTGTTCACTGAAATAAGGATTTAGTTTATGAATTGCTCTCCTGTTCTCCTTGAAGCTAATATAGAACGGGTTTACGTTAGCCCTAGATTTCCAGTTCCCAGATTGGAGTTCTATTGTCCTCCCTTCAATACTAACCTCCACCTTTACGTCCTGTCTCTTAAGATAATTTATCAATGGGTCTAGGTAAAGTTTAAAGTACGCCTTTGTTATGTCTTCCTCCGTTCTCTCTTTGGCAAACTTGTTAAGCCATTTTACGGTCAATGGGAACAGAATATCCATCTCGATTCCGTTTATCGGTCCGATAAGTTTAGAGAACTCCTCAACTCCTTTTTTTACTTGACTTGATGTTATATCTGGAGGTAGAAAGGAATGATAGTAATCTCCGGTCGCATCAAACACTAGAATTTGCTCATCGTCGGTTGCTGTGAGTAAAGAGGCAATGATGTCTTTCACAAACGACGTCTTACCAGCTCCTGTAGTTCCTATTATAAGTGCGTGGAAGTTAAGCTCATCAGGGGGAATGCTTACTTTAGCCTCCGAATTGGAGATGTCTAGGAATCCCAGTTTAAGTTTCCCGCGGTTTATGCCCATTGACCTTTCTATCATCTCAGGGAACGGTATGATTACCGGAGATTGAGGTTCGGGTATTATGTCGGCAGGCACTGGTTCGCCCCTTCCTAATGGATCCAGTCTTGTTAACATTTCACATTTTAGGATCACGTTTCCAATTAACGTGCCTGGATCTTCATTATCAGCTAATTTTGGGGTTAAGTCTGACGCATTGAACAAAGATGAGGTTATATCGCTTCTTTCATATCCAGTAACTTGTAGGAGAATGAATTGTAGAGTCCTGATATCTACAGCACCTAGAAGTATCCCCATTCTTCCCAAATACTCGTTATTATAATACGTTTCTGCATCAACGACAACGTTGACGTTGAGGTTCTCCTGGTCAATCTTATTAGGCATGAACTTCGAAACTCTTCCTATCATTTTCCCCAGGCTAACTGCCAAAGTTCGAGCTCTAGCCGATCTCTCCTTTACACCGTTATACAGTTCGTCTATCAAGATCTCATTCCTTCTAGTCTGCTGTAAAACGCTGACTGGATCCCATCCCTTATAAGCTCTTGTATTAGAAGGTTGAAAGTTGCCTCAGACATCTCCTTAGCCGACTTGTCAGCCAGCGCCAACGGTATAGGTATACCATCTGCTGACATGGGAATTGAGAGCAGTTCCTCAGGCTTTACGCTATCTTGGGTATATTCTGCTCTTAGAATTGAGAATTTTTTTGTGAAAGGATGGAAAGGAATTACAAGGTAACTTGAGGTTATCTCAACGTCTTCTATCTGTCTAGAAACCGGTCCTATAATTAATGGTTTGAATGGCGGTTTAAAATTTTTCTCAATTAGATGTATTATAAACGCCTCATCGTTTGAGAAGCTTATAGGATCTATTTTATACTTTATCATAAAATAATTTCTCATTTTTCCTTCCTTTAGAGCATTTAGAAGCGTGGTTGAAGTGTTTACCCTCTTGACTATACCCACAAAGTTATTTCCTATGATCTTCTTTCTTCTGTCTATCAAATGTCGTACGACAGATTTATCTAAATAGATAAACCTAGGGATTAAGGGACCGTCAACCAGAACCAAGGGACTGTTCCTAAATTTACTCAAGCAAGCCGTCTCCAAAGAGAATCTCAATTCCATCTCAAGTCTAGACAGGTCTACCTGAAAAGATCCTTCGTTCATCGGTAGTTTTGTAATGAGTGGGTGAAGTAGAAAGTCCTCTATTCTTCCTGTAGAAGCGTATGGCGTAGCTAATGCTATAAAGGGTTCGTTAAGTTCTAAGCTCATTTCCTCGTTAAATGAAGGAAACATCCCTTTAATTCCCTTTGTGCTTGAAAAGGCTGAGACTGAGCTTAGCGAAACTATTCCTTGAGAGAAAACGTGACTCCTACTGCTCCCATCAATAGCTACCATCTCCTTTTCTATTTGTGGGATCTCGTTTACAGTTCTAATCAACTCAGTCTCATCTTGAACGTGTTCAATTTCTAAAGGTAGTTCTAAGGAAGGTGGGTTTTCCAGATGGAAAATAATATATCTACTCACAAGGTAATTCAGTAATCTTGTGAGCCCACCTTCCATTACCATATTACGATATTAACAAATGTAGAATATTTAAACATAATGTACTCTTAAGCTTTCAGTAATTGCCTAACTGCGACAGTAAGAGGATCCCAGACCTGCGATATCGCTGGTAAGTAACCCAATTCCGCGAAGAACATCTCCTCGATAGTGGTTCTCTTTGATATAGCGATGGACACAGCGTCTAGTCTCCCTAGCACCTCCTCACCTCCAATTATTTGACCTCCAATGATTCTCCGTTGAGTTTCGTCCGCTATTAGTTTAACATAAATGTCTTTAGCTCCTGGATAGTATCTAGCCCTGCTTTTAGCCTTGATAGTAGCTGATATTGGTCTTAACCCGCTTTTAATTGCCTCACTCTCGTTTAGTCCAACTTTACCAATGAACATGTCTTTATACTTAGTGATCATGTTGCCAACAGTTCCAGGAAATAGAGTTTCCTTCCCTCCTATATTGCTCCCAGCGACGAATCCCATCTTGTTGGCGACCGGTGCGAAAGGCATCCACACTTCTCCCCCTGATACTATATGTTTAGTTTCAGCAATGTCTCCAGCTGCATATACATGGGATATAGAGGTCTGCATTGTCGGCTTAGTCTTTATAGCTCCAGTTTTTCCTATCTCCAGTTGGTTTTGAAACAAGGCGACGTTAGGAAACACACCTAGAGCCAAAACAACTCCGTCCACATCGTATTTCCCTTTGTCTGTAACTATGGTGCCCTCATTGATCTCCTCTACCTCTTCATTTAAATGAAGTTCAACGTCCTGTTTTATCATATTCGTAACAATTTCACCCATATCCTGGTCTAGCATCTTGTTCAGAACTTGATTCCCTCTATGTATTAGGAGCACTTTCTTACCTATTGTAGTTAACGCCTCCGCCACTTCTACACCTAATATACCACCACCTATGATGGCTATCCTGTTCATAGACCAGAGCTCTTTTCTAATATGCTGAGCCTGTGCTGGATGATGTATGTAAAAAACTCTTTCCCAGTTTACATTAGGAATTCTCTTAGGCTTAGCCCCCATAGAAATTACCAGCCAGTCGTATTCTAGGAGCTTTCCAGAATCTAGCTTCACTTCCCTTCGGCTCAGATCCACGTCTTTTACTGCGGTGTTGATCATCACTTCTATTTTTCTCTCCGTCTCGAAGAATGAGGGAGTATAAGTCATGAATAGACTTTCGTTGTCGAATAGTCCTTCGATATAGTATGGTATGCCACATGGTGCATGACTGACCATTTTCGTCTCTTCAATAACCGTTATTTTTAAGTCAGGCCTGATTCTCCTAGCCCTTGACGCAGCACTCATTCCGGCTGCACCGCCTCCCAACACTACGAGAGTCTCAACCATAATTACTTGAACTAAGTCAAGCCTTTTATCTATAGATGTATAACTAATTGCATGAAGTCTTTAGAAAGGATGAAGGAAGTTTCGAACCAGTTAGATTCGATGAGCTATACAGGATTGAGTGTAGCCGAGCAGGGAATGATGTCTTTCCTTAAGGTTCAGCTAAGAAGGATTCTAGAGTCTGCCCAGAGACTTCAAGCTAACTTAGATCAGAAATCTTGGGAAGAAGTATTAGTTAATTTCATGGCTACGGTTCAGAGGGCTAACCTACTGTACGCTTACTTAATGCAACCGAGCGTACTCAGCACTGTTATGTCAGGAAAAGTGTGGGAAGTATCAGAGACGGTGTTAGAGGCAATCTTTGATCTTATGGCCGAGTCCATTTCCATTATGAGAAGAAGTCTAAAGGAGATGAATATCGACTCGTTAACTCTATCGTTAAACTCCTCCCCTCCCTCTTTCAATATATCGGTGGCAATGAAAGGGACTTAAAGTCTTAATGCATTATGTTTTTCCTCTACACGTTAGAGCATTTCTTAATCTGACCTCTCCTGGCTTTTTGAAACTGTTTTTATACACAATCCTGCTAAAGGCCACCCCTTATTAACGTCAAGCTTAAAACTGTATATTATTTTGACACTCGATTTTAGAGTGATATATAATGCTAAGGGTATTCAATACGCTAGGCAGGAGAATCGACAGCTTCATCCCTAACGAACCACATTCGGTGAGGATGTACGTATGCGGTCCAACAGTTTACGACGAGGTGCACATAGGTCACGGAAGGACATTCGTCTCTTTTGACGCAATTAGCAGGTATCTTAGATTGAAGGGTTTCAACGTCATAAGGGTTCAGAACATAACCGACATAGATGATAAAATCATCAACAAGGCTAAGTCTGTCGGGAAGTCCTGGAACGAAGTTTCAGAATACTATACAAAGAGTTACCTTGAAATGATTAATTTACTGAAAGTTAAGATAGATATTCATCCGAAAGTTTCATCTCATATCAAAGAGATAATTGATTTTGTGCAGGGATTAATAGATAGAGGTCACGCTTATGTAGCAAACGGGAGCGTTTACTTTGACGTTGACACCTACCCGAAATACGGTGAACTGTCTAACATAAGAAAGGAAGAGTGGGATCAAGGAGAAGAAATAGTCAAGGAGAAGAAAAACCCTTACGACTTCGCACTTTGGAAGGCATATAAACCTGGAGAACCTTTTTGGGATTCGCCCTGGGGAAAGGGAAGACCAGGATGGCATATAGAGTGTTCAACTATGTCAACGAGATACCTGGGAACTAAGATAGATATTCACGGTGGGGGGATAGATCTCGTTTTTCCTCATCATGAAAACGAGAGAGCTCAAACCGAGTCTATAACAAACGACACCTGGGTGAAATATTGGATGCACGTTGCCTTCCTTACAATAAAGAAGGAAAAGATGTCTAAGTCTAAAGGTAACATAATCCCGCTGAAGGAAGCTATCGCAAAATACGGCCCTTCAACCCTGAGGTATTGGTTTCTCTCATCTCATTATAGGAATCCAATAGAGTATAGCGACGATGTACTTGAGCAAAGTGCCAAATCCCTCCAAAGATTAAAAGATGCCGTATCCATTCTTAGGAAGATTATCCTAGAAGGACCACAACATTACGCTAAAGAGTCCGAAATCAAGACCCAAGCGGAAATCTTTGGTGCAATATTGAACTTTGACAACGCAATGGAAGACGACTTTAATACAGCTAATGCTTTGACAGCTATTCATGAGTTAGCATCAATTGTATTTACAAAACTTCAGTACAGCCAAGACGTTTTAGGTGCAATAATGGCGCTAGACGGATTTAGAAAGTTCAATGATGTGTTTGCGGTAATGGATGAGGAGTTTTCCAGCGAGATGGACAGGATTTCATCCATAATAAACTCTGTAATAGAAATAAGGAATTATCTTAGAGAGAGGCAAATGTATGAGCTTTCTGACAAAATAAGGGAGTCTCTGATGAAGGCTGGTATAAAGGTATTAGACTCAAAAGAAGGTTCTACCTGGAGATTTCAGTGATAGTGTATGGCATTCTCTCCCCTTTCCAGAATCTATCTAGCATCTCTAATGTAGTGGAGCTCAAATCTAATTTCATAACTTCATCTCTGGAGAAGAACCTGGCATCGGCGGCATCAGAGGAGGCTCTGATCGTTCCTTCTTTGATTTGACAAATAAAGTCAAGGATTACATAATGATAACCTTCTCTTACAACCTCGATTATACCCATGATAGTTCTAGGCTCTACTACTAAACCCGTTTCCTCCCGGGTTTCTCGTATTACGGCATCGCGTAATGTTTCACCATATTCTACTTTGCCACCTGGAATGGCCCACTTATCCTGGTTAGGTGGATGAGATCTCTTAACCAAAAGAACAGTCTCTCCATTGAAGATAACAGAACCTACGGCAACTAAGGGTCTCTCCATAACTTTAGGTTAGGATAAAAGTTATTAAATCAACGCGTTCTTCTATACTGATGACGCGATTAAGGATCGCAATAGCAATAGTGCTGGCCTTATTCCTATTAGGCCTCTCTGGCTCAACTTTCTATAGCTTACCTTTTTATCCACAAGGAAATCAATATATTCAATACTCGGTTCCGACTGAAATGAAGTATACCCTAAATGTGTATAATGCGACGTCTAACCACAACTCCTCTGCTTTATCCCTTATAGAGAGAGCAATCATAAACTATAACGTCAGATCAATAAACGGCACATGGGTTAACGTTTTGGTTACATCAAACTATACAAAAGTAAATAACATATCATTTATTTCTTCTGGGAATTTTACAATAAATTACGCTTTGTCTCCATTAAACTTGGATTATCCATATCTTTTCCCTGGTTTTCTATCTAACTCCACATCGTACGCAATCAAGTCGAATTCCACAACGTTAATCCTATCATTTGTAAACATGACTAATGTCAGTGGGGTTTCAACATTTATTTATAAGGAATTATCTCCAACCTCTCTGACTCTCGCTATACTGCCTAACGGCGTAGTTAGCTCCTTAAATCAAACTAGTTCTGGGTTAACCTTCAACATGAACCTATTAAGTTATCAAAACTCATCATATCTAAAGTCAATGAACTTTACTAATAGACCAGGGTATCTATACGTAAACTTAACTTTTTCAAGGTTCTCTATGACGTACCAACCTTCTGGATACTTGGAGTACGTCTATCCGTCTTTATTGCCAGGAAACATTCTCCTGATGAGCGTTTATAATATACAGTTCTATCAAGGTGCCAAAGTTGGAGGATATGATATAATAAATTCCCAACCTGTGAATTTCATAATAAATGTCGGTTCACCTAATGAACTGGTAACTAATTTCGTATCGATTAAAAACAATACGGCTTATTGGAACTCCTCAACTTTTCAGTTTGTGGGTAACGTTACTAAGAATATACAGGGTACTACATATAATCTCCAGGAATATAGCAATATCCTTGTTAGAAATAACGTTACTGTCTCTAAGACCATATTGTATGTAGAGAAGAACATGATTGTAGAAGAGGATTATAATCAGACTATTCCTAGCGTATTAAGTTATAAACTGGAACTTATTAACTCCTCATACATCAACCCTGACACTAGTTTTCCTGACCTTACAGGTTACTTTAACTCAACTTTACCATTTAAAGCGATAAATCCGTCTGGATCGTTTACCATAGCAGTGATTGTTACGTTAGTCGTGGTGGCAATTCTTGTAATTTTGCACAGGAGATAATGGGTGTACTTAAGCAATTTAAGCAAATCAGCCGAAAAATTTTTTAATAAAACTTCATGATTAAATATTAATGACGTCGGTAGAAGAAGTTTTAACTTCGAATTTATACACTCAACAGACTAAAAAACTTTATAAAATAGGAGAGATTCTAGGATTACACGAAGACCAGCTGACAGCCCTCTCTACCCCTGAAAGGGTTATACAGGTTAAGATTCAGATCAAAGGAAAGGACGGTCTGATAAAGACGTTCACTGGCTGGAGATCCCAGCACAACAGCGCGTTGGGTCCTTACAAGGGTGGAGTCAGATTTCATCCTAATGTAACTCAAGATGAGGTAATAGCTCTATCAATGATAATGACTTGGAAGAACTCTTTACTTCAACTTCCTTATGGCGGCGGTAAGGCTGGAGTGAGAGTTGACCCTAAAAGTCTAAGTAAAGAGGAGTTAGAGCAGCTCTCTAGGAACTTCATAGACGCTATTTATAAGTACATCGGAAGCAACATAGACGTTCCTGCCCCAGACGTTAACACTGACTCACAGATCATGTCGTGGTTCTTAGACGAATATACTAAGATCTCAGGAAAGATAGATCCTGCTACGTTTACTGGTAAGCCAGTGGATCTTGGAGGGTTAAGCGTCAGAGAGTTCAGTACAGGGTTAGGAGTAGTTCATACCTCTAAACTGGCTGCAGAGAAGTTCTTAGGAGGATTAGAGGGGAGAAGAGTTATAATTCAAGGTTTTGGAAATCTTGGAAGTTACGCGATGAAATTCTTCGAGGAAAATGGAGCTTTAGTTATTGGAGTCAGCGACTCAAAGGGAGGGGTAATTGATCCTAATGGACTCAATTATTCTAAACTTGAGGAGGTTAAGAAAACTACGGGTTCTGTTGTTAACTATCCATCTGGTAAAAAGGTATCGAATGATGAACTAATAATTAGCGAATGTGACATACTAGTCCCTGCGGCCCTAGAGAACGTCATACATAAGTTTAACGCGCCTAAAGTCAAAGCCAAATTGATAGTAGAAGGGGCTAACGGACCTCTAACAGCAGATGCAGATAGTATCCTCAAGGAGAGGCAGATACCAGTTGTCCCTGACATACTCGCCAACTCCGGAGGTGTTGTAGGAAGTTACGTAGAATGGGCAAACAACAGGATGGGAGAAATAATAAACGAAGAGGACGCCAAGAAGCTTATTTTGGCCAGGATGGAGAAGGCTTTCAATGAGGTTTACAATAAATATAACTCCCTAGGTGACCAGGACTTAAGGACTGCGGCAATGGTAGTAGCTGTGGAGAGAGTTATAAGGGCCATGAAGGTCAGAGGTCTCATCTGAGCCATATTTTCGAGCTTTATGCGAACTGAAGCAAGAAAATTGTGACCAAAACCAAGGTTATTACTAATGCGACTATAATCATCCATTTTTCAATTTTCTTAGATGTCCCAAATATTATTGGTACAGGCCCTATGAAGATTACCCCTCCAACTTCTGTCTTTCTTTCCTCCTCTTCAGGTTTCTCCTCCCTCCTCTTCTCCACAGATTTAATCATTGCAAGTATTATATCAAGAAATACAAGTGAGAAGCCTAGAAATATGAATATAAAGGCTAAGTTAACTAAGTTCATAAATTACTATACTACTTGAGCTGTTTTAATTTTATTCACAAGTATCTCCATCTCTTTTGGTATTTCGATCGAATCAATCCTCGAAATTATATCTCCTATTGATGATCTCATTGAATTGTAATCAAGTCCTCTTCTTTTCAGAACGTTAACTAGCCATCTTGAATTTTCCTCTCTGGGGAGATCCTTTATTTCCTTGTCATCTGGATAGATACCTATTCTCTTTAATGCCTCTAGCATTCCACTCTTACTATAGAAAGACTCAACCTCTCTATTTAGAGGAAGACAGGACTCCCTTAATTCTGCATCAATTTTGTCACATAACCCCAAGAACAGCATGTCAAGTTTCAGCATTTCCTTTAATTTTAGCCATGTCTGCAATTCTAACTCGTTTTTCACATTATATATAACTATTCCGTTATACTCAGGGGAAACGTTCAGTTTTCTTAACCAATTCAAAATAATAGTGGGTTCTGCTAACTCACTTGATATTATTATAGTTTTATTAAAGAGTATATCGCTAATGTTTACGTTCAGGATAGAGAACGTGGACCTTATGTTCTCTGTTGGTTTAAAGCCTATTGCTTTTGATGCGAAAGTACCTCTTCTAAGAACGATAAAGTTATCCACTTCTGACGAGACTATGAAAGGCGAGTGCGTGGTCATGAATACCTGGAGAATGTCACTATCTGTCCATGATTTTAACAATTTAACCATCTTATATTGCATAATTGGATGCATGTTAACTTCAGGTTCCTCGATAAGGAGGATCTTATTGCCACTGAGCCATATTACAAATAACATCAATATGATTCTTTGAAAACCGCTCGCTGCTAAGTCTATGTATATGGGTAGATTGTAAACGTTAAGCACTAACTTTCTTGAATCCCATATCTCTATACCCTTAACTTCAGGTAGAGTGCTACTGACTAGATTGGCAAAGTCATACCAGTATTTTCTCAGATTTATGGGAGACCTATTCAGGCTGATAACCTTGTTGAGCACATCATCAAAGTAATTTTGATCAAAGATTGGTACATAATCTACTTGTCCAGATGCGTATTGGAGCATCTTCTTCGCGTTGTCTATGTCATCCTTAGACGGCACGGTACCATTAACTCTCAGGAGATCTAAGTCCCATTCTAGATAACCATTTACGTACCTTAGTTTATTTATCACGTCAACGCTCATCGTCGCGCTTTTCCCCAGGGTTTTCTCAACCTCTTTCTCGTTAAATTGAAGTCTTCCTCCAAGGAGAATAGGCTTGCTTGTATCGTATCCATTCCACATTAGGAGATATTCCTGGTTTTTGTCCTCAATAGATCTCTTTTCTAAGCCTGCTGTCAGATTTTTTATGTAAAGGTATATTGAAGTGAGGAGATTTGTCTTACCATATCCATTGAAACCGACTATTACATTGAAGCCTCCCATTTCTCTAAGCTCCACCGATTCCAGACTTTTGAAATTGCTAGTGTAGAATTCTGTGAGCCTCAATACTATCACTAGAGGATATTACCAATTAAGCTGATATAACCATTAGGCTCATTAGTCACGTTGTTTCTCGATAAATAGAAAAACGTCAGTATTATCAGCCAAATGTCTTTAAAGGGTTCCTCTTATAATTCCACCATCTACGGGAATCAGGGCGCCGGTAACA is part of the Metallosphaera cuprina Ar-4 genome and harbors:
- a CDS encoding ATP-dependent nuclease, which translates into the protein MRLTEFYTSNFKSLESVELREMGGFNVIVGFNGYGKTNLLTSIYLYIKNLTAGLEKRSIEDKNQEYLLMWNGYDTSKPILLGGRLQFNEKEVEKTLGKSATMSVDVINKLRYVNGYLEWDLDLLRVNGTVPSKDDIDNAKKMLQYASGQVDYVPIFDQNYFDDVLNKVISLNRSPINLRKYWYDFANLVSSTLPEVKGIEIWDSRKLVLNVYNLPIYIDLAASGFQRIILMLFVIWLSGNKILLIEEPEVNMHPIMQYKMVKLLKSWTDSDILQVFMTTHSPFIVSSEVDNFIVLRRGTFASKAIGFKPTENIRSTFSILNVNISDILFNKTIIISSELAEPTIILNWLRKLNVSPEYNGIVIYNVKNELELQTWLKLKEMLKLDMLFLGLCDKIDAELRESCLPLNREVESFYSKSGMLEALKRIGIYPDDKEIKDLPREENSRWLVNVLKRRGLDYNSMRSSIGDIISRIDSIEIPKEMEILVNKIKTAQVV
- a CDS encoding TIGR00304 family membrane protein yields the protein MNLVNLAFIFIFLGFSLVFLDIILAMIKSVEKRREEKPEEEERKTEVGGVIFIGPVPIIFGTSKKIEKWMIIVALVITLVLVTIFLLQFA